The nucleotide window AATTACATAATTACACAAGAGCAGTAGAAAGGTTGCGGGAATCGCTGGCCAGAGATGAAAACGATGATATTGTTCTGGATGGCGTAATTCAGAGGTTTGAATTTACTTATGAGTTGTCCTGGAAATTATTGAAAGCATATTTGGCCTATACTGGTATAGCTGAGGTCAGAACACCCAGGGAGGCCTTTAAGGAGGCTTTTGCAGCAGGTTTGATAGTAGACGGCGATATCTGGTTGGAGATGATTGATGACAGAAATCTGACATCCCATACCTATGATGAAACTGAAGCCAGACGTATTTTTGAAAGAATAAGAAACAAGTACTTCAGAGAATTGTCCAAACTTAAAGAAATTATCAGCAAGGAGATGGAACAATGAGATTCGGCCTGGAACAGAGGATTATTGAAAAAATTGTTTCAGTAATAGATATGTGCAAGGTAGTACAAAAAGCTGTTATTTTTGGGTCCAGGGCGAGAGGTGATTTCCGGTATAACTCCGATATAGATATTGCAATATATATGGACGGTAAACCCTATCCGGGATTTTTTGCTGATCTTGATAATGCTGCTGAAATATATAAAATTAATGTGATTGATATGGCCAGCGTTACCAATGAAAAACTGAGGCAAAATATTGAAAGGGAAGGGATTGAAATATACAGAAGAAATAATTAATAAGGAGTCCTAGCTAAAGTTTTAGACGCCCTGGTAAGGGGTGTCTTTTTTATTACCTTTTTTAGCCAGATGGCTAAACTGCGCAAAATGGGGCAAACTAGGTATGTGAAAAATTTTGGCGAAATGGTGAGTGCTGCATGAATGGAGAAAGAAACTTGCTTAGCCCCAGAGAGATAGAGCAACATGCGCTGGAATTAGCCCAACAGCATATCCTTGGCAAAAAAATGCGTTTCCCGCGGGCTCTGCTGGCCGGGGTGAAGCGGCATTACCAGACCATTCTGGAGGTCTATCAGATCCTGGATCGGGAGCTGGACCGGGAGCAGCCCCTGCCACCAACGGCGGAGTGGTTGCTGGATAATTTCTACTTACTGGAGGAACAGGTCAAGGATATCCAGCACACTCTGACCCGCAAACCTCACTTGCGCTTACCTTTGCTGGAGAATAAGGAGATGGCAGGATTACCCCGGGTATATGGGCTGGCCCGGGAGCTGGTGGAACATACTGATGGCAATCTGGATGAAGGCAAAATCCTCAGCTTTATCGGGGCCTATCAGCAGCGGCAGGTTCTGGCCATGACGGAATTGTGGGCCCTGGCGGTGATGCTGCGCATTGCGCTCCTGGAACGGATTAGCCAGCTTTGCCAGGAACTGAAGGTCTGTCACCGACAGCGGCAACGGGCCTGGCAGGTAGCAACCCAGTTGCAGGCGGGGGAACTGCGTCGGCTGGTCCGGGAACAAAGGGAAGCTGGCGGACTGGAGCCTGCCTTTCTGGAACTGCTGGTACAGCAGTTGCGCCGGCAGGGCGGCAAAGCAGCCCCTTTGCTGGCGGAGCTGGAACAGGAACTGGCTGCGAGCCAGCTGAGTCTGGAGGAATTGATCAGGGAAGAGCACGGACGGCAGGCGGCCCGGCAGGTAGCTATGGGGGCCGCTATTACCAGCCTCAGGTCAGTAGCGGCTCTGGACTGGAATGAAATTATTGAGGCTTTGAGTCAGGTGGAAGCCATGTTGCGGCAGGATCCTTCTGGCCATTATTCCTGGATGGATTTTGCCTCCCGGGATTATTACCGGCATGAGATTGAAAAACTGGCCCGGTATTACCAGCTGCCGGAAAGGCTGGTTGCCGAACAGGTACTGACCCTGGCCCGGGCTGCTGCGGAACAGGGTAAAGGTGAGGCTGCACGACATGCAGGGTATTACTTGCTCGGTGAGGGCAGAGGAGAACTGGAGGATAAACTGGGGGGACGGCCCCGGGGCCTGGGGGGGTTGCGGAGCTGGCTCCGTCAGCATCCCTACCGGGTCTATTTCGGTTCCCTCGTTTTCCTGACTCTGGCAGTGATAGGGCTGTTGATGGGGTATGTCAGCCGGGCCCAGGGGGGGTGGAGCTGGAGGCTGCTGGCTTTGCTTCCTCTGGTGGCTTTGCCGGCCAGTGAAATCGCTTTAATACTGGTCAATTTCTGTGTCAGCCGGCTGTATGCTCCCCGGCCTTTGCCCAGGCTGGAACTGCGGGAAGGCATCGAGCCGGAAAATAGCACAATGGTAATCATCCCCACTCTGTTGCCTAAAGCCAGTAAGGTGCAGGAGCTGGTGGAAAAGCTGGAGGTTCATTATCTGGCTAACCGGGAAGAGAATCTGTATTTTGCCCTGGTGGGAGATTTCAAGGATGGTCCGGAGCCAGAGGCTGCGGATGATGCGGAAATTGTGGCTGCTGCCCTGGCGGGGATTGCCGAGTTGAATCAGCGCTATGCTCAGGAACGACCACGCTTTTTTTACTTTCACCGGAAACGGCGCTATAACCCGGCGCAGGGCCAGTGGCTGGGCTGGGAACGGAAGCGGGGTGCCATTATTGAGCTTAATGATTTGCTGCTGGGGGCCCGGGATACCAGTTTTACTGTGATTAGCTGTGCACGGGAGCAGTTGCCCCGGGTGAAATATATCATCACTCTGGATGCTGATACCAGTCTGCCCCTGGGGACGGCCCGGCAGTTAATCGGCACCATGGCCCATCCCCTGAATCAGCCGGTAGTAGACCGGGAGCAGGGGCTGGTAGTGCGGGGTCATGGGATTTTACAGCCCCGGATTGGGGTGCAGTTGGAAAGCGCCAATCGCACCTGGTTCAGCCGGATTTTTGCCGGTCAGGGAGGAATAGACCCCTATACCACCGCTGTTTCCGATGTTTATCAGGACTTGTTCGGAGAAGGGATTTTTACCGGGAAGGGCATCTATGAGCTGGAAACCTTCCAGACTTTGCTCAAAGAAGCCATTCCGGAAAATGCAGTATTAAGCCATGACCTGCTGGAGGGCAGTTATCTGCGAGCCGGTCTGGTAACGGATATTGAACTGCTGGATGGCTATCCCGCCCGCTATCTGGCCTATTCCCTGCGCCAGCATCGCTGGGTGCGGGGAGACTGGCAGCTTTTGCCCTGGCTAAAAAGCCGGGTCAAGGATCGGCAGGGGCAGTGGCG belongs to Carboxydocella sporoproducens DSM 16521 and includes:
- a CDS encoding nucleotidyltransferase substrate binding protein; this encodes MDKGKVKEKLHNYTRAVERLRESLARDENDDIVLDGVIQRFEFTYELSWKLLKAYLAYTGIAEVRTPREAFKEAFAAGLIVDGDIWLEMIDDRNLTSHTYDETEARRIFERIRNKYFRELSKLKEIISKEMEQ
- a CDS encoding nucleotidyltransferase family protein, which gives rise to MRFGLEQRIIEKIVSVIDMCKVVQKAVIFGSRARGDFRYNSDIDIAIYMDGKPYPGFFADLDNAAEIYKINVIDMASVTNEKLRQNIEREGIEIYRRNN